The stretch of DNA ttcttcttgctcTAAACATTTGCCAAATATTCAAAGGCTTCTACAGATTTTAACTACTGACACCTCAATCATCTCCCAGGCACTCATCAGTTCAAGGTGTGTAAAGACCAGCAACAAAAAGATTTGGATGATGGGGTGCCAGGGAATCAGCAGATTTCAGCAGAGCTCAGTTCTACAAACGCACCTTTAGAAGCAAATGAGAATGGAGATCTTGGGGACCAAATGAATCAGGGTGTAGAGCAGCTTGAGAATAGACCTGAAGAACCTCCAAGTTCTGTTGGTGATGATGAACTCACTGCAACGAGACCCAAGGAGCAGATAAAATCTGAGGCACATATACCAGAAGATTCAAGAGCTAATACAGAGGAATTAGAGTGCATTGTTCACAAGGATGGACATTTGGAGACAGATCAACAAGAGAGTGAATGTGTCAAACCTAGTCAGGTCATCAAAGAAGAAACTCCTTTAGAGTCTGTCTCTGGTTCTGTCCATGATGAACCTGATAAACCTGGTCAAGCTGTGCTTGATGATGAACTCAAAGAGGAGCCTGCAAAATCATCTCAAACAGAGAAGCTTGCCAAAACCCAAGGTGCTAGTGCttcaaataaaaagaagaaaaggaagaagaaaaacaagcaGAAGCAAAAACAAAGTGACAAGCAAGAGATTGACACAAAGATAGATGACAAGACTAAAACAGTCTGTAGTGAAGACCATCCAAACCAAAAAACAGAAGGTGATCTAGAAGGAAACAACCAGGAGCCCTTAGGGAATGATGTATCCCAAACAACGATGAATACAGATGTCCCACCTGATGCTAAAAGAACCAGTGAATTGGATGGTATCAAAACAGCAAGTGCAAATATACATGCTGATGAGATTCAAGATAAAATTCTGTTAGTTACAGATGAAGCTGATTTAGCAGGAATTTCTAAAACAATCTCTAATTTTGATTGTCCTGAATCTAGCAATGGTATCCTTTCAGATGATCTGTCCAGCAAAGTTATCTCTAACCCTGCAAACATTATTGAAAAACACACTGAGGATTCAACAAATCCTGACTCTGAAGCTGTAGACTTTAGCTGTGAGCTTGTATCTTCAGAAACTGAGACTTCACTGCCTCGTGAACCTGCTGCTCAGTCCATGGATGCAGGTGAAGGGGGTGTTGAGTCCATCAGCTGCTCTGAGAACATTGAGAGATCTTCGTCGGTAGACATGAAGGAAGTGAAGAGTCATCTGAACTGTGAAGTGGAAGAACAGGAAGTAAATGTCCAGAACACTGATATAGATGGGACCACTAATCCTGAAGATCAAGATGACTCTGCTCATCTCTCTTCCTCTGTAAAGGAGAAGGTGGAAAATGAAGCTGAAAGGGTAATCCAGGAACCATCTATTGATCAGCCAATGGAAAACCAACTTCAAGACCGTATTGGAGCAGAATTGGAGCAGGAAGAGGTTGAGAGATGTGAGGATCTGGATAAAGAAAACCTTAAAACGCCTACTGAAAAAGTTTCTGATACCCAAGACAGTATTGGAGCAGAATTGGAGCAGGAAGAGGTTGAGAGACAATATGATCTGGATAAAGAAAACCTTAAAACGCCTACTGAAAAATTGTCTGATACCCAAGACAGTACTGAAGCAGAATTGGACCAGGAAGAGGTTGAGAGACAAGATGATCTGGATAAAGAAAACCTTAACATGCCTACTGAAAAAGTGTCTGATACACAAGAAAGTATTGGATCAGGATTAGACCAGGAAGAGGTTGAGAGACGAGACGATCTGGATAAAGAAAACCTTAAAACGCCTACTGAAAAAGTGTCTGATACCCAAGACAGTGCTGAAACAGAATTGGACCAGGAAGAGGTTGAGAGACGAGATGAATTGGATAATGAAAACCTTAAAGCGCCTACTGAAAAAGTGTCTGATACCCAAGAAAGTATTGGTTTAGGATTAGACCAGGAAGAGGTTGAGAGACAAGATGATCTGGATAAAGAAAACCTTAGAGTACCTACTGAAAACATGTCTGATGGAAGCCATGGTGACAACACCCCTTTAATTGAGACACAGGTTCAGGTTGTGCATGAGGATCACTCGTCTCCCAATGAAGCAATTAAGGAATCAGTTGGAGAGTCAGATTCTTCTGACCAAGAACCTAAGGTTGGAAAAGATGAGGAGGAAAGATCAATCCAAAATCAGCTTAAAGTGCAACTGTCTAAAGATGGAGAAGACCTTCTGGTAAAGTCAGATGTGGCTGCTCAAGAGCTgatagaagaagaagaggaagatgaaggAGAATCGTTTGATTTTGATGAAATGGATCTTGAAGCATCATCAGATGCCCCTCTAAAAAACATTCTAGATCAGCCAACAGAAGAAGGTACTCTTTTCAAAGATGACGTCCAAGAAGCAAAACAGGAATTCCAAAGTAATGTCACCAATGAGGACCAAACTCAGAAAGAACATCTAGAACTTGCAGATCAGGAATCAAAGTCTAAAGAGCAGAAAGATGATGGACAAGACACAGAAAACCCACAAACTACAACAGTTATACAAGGATGTTTAACAGAGGACAGCCAAATCAGCAGTGAAATCAAACCTAATGATCAGCAGCATGAGACTTCTGGAAATAAAGATGCATTTGAGGAGCATCAGCAGGCATCAGAAAATGTGACGCTCAGTAAAGGAGTTAATCTGATCTCAGAGATGGAGAAAAGAAATGTTGGCCAAGAGATCAATAGTTCCATTCAACACGGAAACAAAGTGTCAAGTATTTCAGGAGATCTGGAAGTTGAGAAGGAAACCACAGAAAGAAACAAGGCACATGAAAGAAAAGAATCTAAAAAAAGTGGAAAAGGGAAAGGGAAGGGCAAGGGGAAAGAAGAATGTAAAATGTCTTAATAGACAAGGACATTGCTGAGTCTCATCCCAGCATCTTTAATGGAAAAAAGTATTTTGCACTTATGCTGATCCTAATGAAATTATTTTGGGACCATTACTTCAGAGAACCCTAAAATAACCAAACCTATCTTACAATCAATCCCAGTTATCAGTCATTGCATCTTTTCAgcaaacattttatacatgttttacacCTGATTAACAATACAGACAGAACACTTGAAATTAGTtcaaacagtatttaaaatcccCAAACCAATTACTCATTAAATGCTATCAGTAATGGGTTTAAAGTGTCATATGTATTATGAAATTTTACATGAGCATGAATAAAACGTTTCTTATACTATATGAGTGATACAACTGATCAGCTTTCTGTCTGTGCTGCAGTCATGTTTAGCAACTCCTTAATTACACTTTTTTCGGTAACAAAGGACctataatgtattttgtttaaatgggtgttatgttgttaaaaatggtggtaaataaaaaataaaaaaagttattgtgtGCCAAACTTATTAAACAATCCTCTAAGAATTTGACCGGAGCTTTGAAGTTATGTTttgattttacaatttatttgttGGAAgataagttttgaaaaaaaaaaaggaaatatttgaTTCTGTTTGGTGAAGATGGTGTTGGAACATTGAGACAGTGTTTGTTAAGTGAaccatgtattttaaaataaaacttgagcaattaaaaatttgttttacacTATTGTTTATTATGTAAATTTTGTTAAGTATATTGATACAGGACATTTAATTAAACCGCTTCAGAtaagatttacttatttttaagtcatgatagttttattttttaggacAAAAATGATAATATGTCACTGTCACACATTCATTGCTTCACAAACCTCAAGCTAACATGAAAAACACTGTCATGtaatcagtgttgggcagtagcgtcgctacaagtagcaaagctactagtttaactacatttctcagtagcttggtcgtagcttcgctgctttctgaatcaaatagcttttcagtagcgaagctcttttttttaccaagtagcgcggtagcttccacacaaggtacattttcgcaagcatttctgaagctcaaactcaaatcgggaaatacaactgctaagatcgctgatcaTGGATCAGTAGAGAcgcgacggcgctacttcatcttattcgtgtttacggtggatagcaaccaaccatctttatgatgcattaccgccaccttctggtccggatggtaccactccttggccagtctggcaaaaaattatttgatgaaatgatggcatagcataggatgaggtcggagaacagttaatcccgaggagtgagtcgccgtggccgtacctcgacaagtacatgacactgactgagataacagagagaaaatattagttttcagatgctgcttgtaaaaatgatCAGGGTccgcccttacgaaaggaaaatatgtttaccaatatatttcttaaaatatattgtgatatattgtaatatattattttccctttttatttctaatattttctatatttaaatacatttaataatatattgatgacacatatattatttaatatattgcaaaatatacaaatgattgccgctttcaatatattgcaatatattggaaaaaaaatatatatataagaatatatgcttaatatattacatgatattttccaatatactgcaatatatttttgtttcataaggcccagcctggccatttttttggtactgtttggaggtcttgcattttgttctgcaaagtcctacagtatattaagcatgcccatgcaacaggtgcatacacttacttgtgcgtacattgttaattacatgtattttgattgttttt from Carassius auratus strain Wakin unplaced genomic scaffold, ASM336829v1 scaf_tig00216571, whole genome shotgun sequence encodes:
- the LOC113098498 gene encoding leucine-rich repeat flightless-interacting protein 1-like isoform X7, whose protein sequence is MGSQGPGRRRTPSKNGLTGEEDALNVIAKEAEARLAAKRAARAEAREIRMRELERQQKEIYQVQKKYYGLDNLDNKWGDIEQWMEDSERYTRVSRRHASVSDDEEQMSVGSRSNIRADDRLERDYLEKGSSRASTISGATLTSLGGTSSRRGSGDTSITADTEASIREIKEIHELKDQIQDVEAKHMQNLKELKDSLLEVEEKYRKAMVSNAQLDNEKTNMMYEVDTLKDSLMELEEMLFETRRELEEKCKDLEREKHAHSILQFQFSELKETLKQSEELLTEIRQLRLKQDGNVREISDLQETIEWKNKKIGALERQKEFSDAIRNERDELRDEVVQLKDILKKHGIVLGLDLATNGETDEVGKADQNSQTASAEIREGSSVLGTHQFKVCKDQQQKDLDDGVPGNQQISAELSSTNAPLEANENGDLGDQMNQGVEQLENRPEEPPSSVGDDELTATRPKEQIKSEAHIPEDSRANTEELECIVHKDGHLETDQQESECVKPSQVIKEETPLESVSGSVHDEPDKPGQAVLDDELKEEPAKSSQTEKLAKTQGASASNKKKKRKKKNKQKQKQSDKQEIDTKIDDKTKTVCSEDHPNQKTEGDLEGNNQEPLGNDVSQTTMNTDVPPDAKRTSELDGIKTASANIHADEIQDKILLVTDEADLAGISKTISNFDCPESSNGILSDDLSSKVISNPANIIEKHTEDSTNPDSEAVDFSCELVSSETETSLPREPAAQSMDAGEGGVESISCSENIERSSSVDMKEVKSHLNCEVEEQEVNVQNTDIDGTTNPEDQDDSAHLSSSVKEKVENEAERVIQEPSIDQPMENQLQDRIGAELEQEEVERCEDLDKENLKTPTEKVSDTQDSIGAELEQEEVERQYDLDKENLKTPTEKLSDTQDSTEAELDQEEVERQDDLDKENLNMPTEKVSDTQESIGSGLDQEEVERRDDLDKENLKTPTEKVSDTQDSAETELDQEEVERRDELDNENLKAPTEKVSDTQESIGLGLDQEEVERQDDLDKENLRVPTENMSDGSHGDNTPLIETQVQVVHEDHSSPNEAIKESVGESDSSDQEPKVGKDEEERSIQNQLKVQLSKDGEDLLVKSDVAAQELIEEEEEDEGESFDFDEMDLEASSDAPLKNILDQPTEEGTLFKDDVQEAKQEFQSNVTNEDQTQKEHLELADQESKSKEQKDDGQDTENPQTTTVIQGCLTEDSQISSEIKPNDQQHETSGNKDAFEEHQQASENVTLSKGVNLISEMEKRNVGQEINSSIQHGNKVSSISGDLEVEKETTERNKAHERKESKKSGKGKGKGKGKEECKMS
- the LOC113098498 gene encoding leucine-rich repeat flightless-interacting protein 1-like isoform X11, producing MGSQGPGRRRTPSKNGLTGEEDALNVIAKEAEARLAAKRAARAEAREIRMRELERQQKEIYQVQKKYYGLDNLDNKWGDIEQWMEDSERYTRVSRRHASVSDDEEQMSVGSRSNIRADDRLERDYLEKGSSRASTISGATLTSLGGTSSRRGSGDTSITADTEASIREIKDSLLEVEEKYRKAMVSNAQLDNEKTNMMYEVDTLKDSLMELEEMLFETRRELEEKCKDLEREKHAHSILQFQFSELKETLKQSEELLTKHGIVLGLDLATNGETDEVGKADQNSQTASAEIREGSSVLGTHQFKVCKDQQQKDLDDGVPGNQQISAELSSTNAPLEANENGDLGDQMNQGVEQLENRPEEPPSSVGDDELTATRPKEQIKSEAHIPEDSRANTEELECIVHKDGHLETDQQESECVKPSQVIKEETPLESVSGSVHDEPDKPGQAVLDDELKEEPAKSSQTEKLAKTQGASASNKKKKRKKKNKQKQKQSDKQEIDTKIDDKTKTVCSEDHPNQKTEGDLEGNNQEPLGNDVSQTTMNTDVPPDAKRTSELDGIKTASANIHADEIQDKILLVTDEADLAGISKTISNFDCPESSNGILSDDLSSKVISNPANIIEKHTEDSTNPDSEAVDFSCELVSSETETSLPREPAAQSMDAGEGGVESISCSENIERSSSVDMKEVKSHLNCEVEEQEVNVQNTDIDGTTNPEDQDDSAHLSSSVKEKVENEAERVIQEPSIDQPMENQLQDRIGAELEQEEVERCEDLDKENLKTPTEKVSDTQDSIGAELEQEEVERQYDLDKENLKTPTEKLSDTQDSTEAELDQEEVERQDDLDKENLNMPTEKVSDTQESIGSGLDQEEVERRDDLDKENLKTPTEKVSDTQDSAETELDQEEVERRDELDNENLKAPTEKVSDTQESIGLGLDQEEVERQDDLDKENLRVPTENMSDGSHGDNTPLIETQVQVVHEDHSSPNEAIKESVGESDSSDQEPKVGKDEEERSIQNQLKVQLSKDGEDLLVKSDVAAQELIEEEEEDEGESFDFDEMDLEASSDAPLKNILDQPTEEGTLFKDDVQEAKQEFQSNVTNEDQTQKEHLELADQESKSKEQKDDGQDTENPQTTTVIQGCLTEDSQISSEIKPNDQQHETSGNKDAFEEHQQASENVTLSKGVNLISEMEKRNVGQEINSSIQHGNKVSSISGDLEVEKETTERNKAHERKESKKSGKGKGKGKGKEECKMS
- the LOC113098498 gene encoding leucine-rich repeat flightless-interacting protein 1-like isoform X9 — encoded protein: MGSQGPGRRRTPSKNGLTGEEDALNVIAKEAEARLAAKRAARAEAREIRMRELERQQKEVSDDEEQMSVGSRSNIRADDRLERDYLEKGSSRASTISGATLTSLGGTSSRRGSGDTSITADTEASIREIKEIHELKDQIQDVEAKHMQNLKELKDSLLEVEEKYRKAMVSNAQLDNEKTNMMYEVDTLKDSLMELEEMLFETRRELEEKCKDLEREKHAHSILQFQFSELKETLKQSEELLTEIRQLRLKQDGNVREISDLQETIEWKNKKIGALERQKEFSDAIRNERDELRDEVVQLKDILKKHGIVLGLDLATNGETDEVGKADQNSQTASAEIREGSSVLGTHQFKVCKDQQQKDLDDGVPGNQQISAELSSTNAPLEANENGDLGDQMNQGVEQLENRPEEPPSSVGDDELTATRPKEQIKSEAHIPEDSRANTEELECIVHKDGHLETDQQESECVKPSQVIKEETPLESVSGSVHDEPDKPGQAVLDDELKEEPAKSSQTEKLAKTQGASASNKKKKRKKKNKQKQKQSDKQEIDTKIDDKTKTVCSEDHPNQKTEGDLEGNNQEPLGNDVSQTTMNTDVPPDAKRTSELDGIKTASANIHADEIQDKILLVTDEADLAGISKTISNFDCPESSNGILSDDLSSKVISNPANIIEKHTEDSTNPDSEAVDFSCELVSSETETSLPREPAAQSMDAGEGGVESISCSENIERSSSVDMKEVKSHLNCEVEEQEVNVQNTDIDGTTNPEDQDDSAHLSSSVKEKVENEAERVIQEPSIDQPMENQLQDRIGAELEQEEVERCEDLDKENLKTPTEKVSDTQDSIGAELEQEEVERQYDLDKENLKTPTEKLSDTQDSTEAELDQEEVERQDDLDKENLNMPTEKVSDTQESIGSGLDQEEVERRDDLDKENLKTPTEKVSDTQDSAETELDQEEVERRDELDNENLKAPTEKVSDTQESIGLGLDQEEVERQDDLDKENLRVPTENMSDGSHGDNTPLIETQVQVVHEDHSSPNEAIKESVGESDSSDQEPKVGKDEEERSIQNQLKVQLSKDGEDLLVKSDVAAQELIEEEEEDEGESFDFDEMDLEASSDAPLKNILDQPTEEGTLFKDDVQEAKQEFQSNVTNEDQTQKEHLELADQESKSKEQKDDGQDTENPQTTTVIQGCLTEDSQISSEIKPNDQQHETSGNKDAFEEHQQASENVTLSKGVNLISEMEKRNVGQEINSSIQHGNKVSSISGDLEVEKETTERNKAHERKESKKSGKGKGKGKGKEECKMS
- the LOC113098498 gene encoding leucine-rich repeat flightless-interacting protein 1-like isoform X12, encoding MGSQGPGRRRTPSKNGLTGEEDALNVIAKEAEARLAAKRAARAEAREIRMRELERQQKEVSDDEEQMSVGSRSNIRADDRLERDYLEKGSSRASTISGATLTSLGGTSSRRGSGDTSITADTEASIREIKDSLLEVEEKYRKAMVSNAQLDNEKTNMMYEVDTLKDSLMELEEMLFETRRELEEKCKDLEREKHAHSILQFQFSELKETLKQSEELLTKHGIVLGLDLATNGETDEVGKADQNSQTASAEIREGSSVLGTHQFKVCKDQQQKDLDDGVPGNQQISAELSSTNAPLEANENGDLGDQMNQGVEQLENRPEEPPSSVGDDELTATRPKEQIKSEAHIPEDSRANTEELECIVHKDGHLETDQQESECVKPSQVIKEETPLESVSGSVHDEPDKPGQAVLDDELKEEPAKSSQTEKLAKTQGASASNKKKKRKKKNKQKQKQSDKQEIDTKIDDKTKTVCSEDHPNQKTEGDLEGNNQEPLGNDVSQTTMNTDVPPDAKRTSELDGIKTASANIHADEIQDKILLVTDEADLAGISKTISNFDCPESSNGILSDDLSSKVISNPANIIEKHTEDSTNPDSEAVDFSCELVSSETETSLPREPAAQSMDAGEGGVESISCSENIERSSSVDMKEVKSHLNCEVEEQEVNVQNTDIDGTTNPEDQDDSAHLSSSVKEKVENEAERVIQEPSIDQPMENQLQDRIGAELEQEEVERCEDLDKENLKTPTEKVSDTQDSIGAELEQEEVERQYDLDKENLKTPTEKLSDTQDSTEAELDQEEVERQDDLDKENLNMPTEKVSDTQESIGSGLDQEEVERRDDLDKENLKTPTEKVSDTQDSAETELDQEEVERRDELDNENLKAPTEKVSDTQESIGLGLDQEEVERQDDLDKENLRVPTENMSDGSHGDNTPLIETQVQVVHEDHSSPNEAIKESVGESDSSDQEPKVGKDEEERSIQNQLKVQLSKDGEDLLVKSDVAAQELIEEEEEDEGESFDFDEMDLEASSDAPLKNILDQPTEEGTLFKDDVQEAKQEFQSNVTNEDQTQKEHLELADQESKSKEQKDDGQDTENPQTTTVIQGCLTEDSQISSEIKPNDQQHETSGNKDAFEEHQQASENVTLSKGVNLISEMEKRNVGQEINSSIQHGNKVSSISGDLEVEKETTERNKAHERKESKKSGKGKGKGKGKEECKMS
- the LOC113098498 gene encoding intracellular protein transport protein USO1-like isoform X3 — protein: MGSQGPGRRRTPSKNGLTGEEDALNVIAKEAEARLAAKRAARAEAREIRMRELERQQKEEDSERYTRVSRRHASVSDDEEQMSVGSRSNIRLDLDAAGAYGVLPQASSYHKKSKKKKKHSSKSSNGYDDDLSTVSSRSSRLSDESKMSRSSRLDQQSGSVYEDSLYSGSRRSSARASSEYGGFPGSSSRTSSRANSACGSPVEDCSSSVASFMRSSASISGLSRDLDRVVIPDLPNVNGRLSMADDRLERDYLEKGSSRASTISGATLTSLGGTSSRRGSGDTSITADTEASIREIKEIHELKDQIQDVEAKHMQNLKELKDSLLEVEEKYRKAMVSNAQLDNEKTNMMYEVDTLKDSLMELEEMLFETRRELEEKCKDLEREKHAHSILQFQFSELKETLKQSEELLTEIRQLRLKQDGNVREISDLQETIEWKNKKIGALERQKEFSDAIRNERDELRDEVVQLKDILKKHGIVLGLDLATNGETDEVGKADQNSQTASAEIREGSSVLGTHQFKVCKDQQQKDLDDGVPGNQQISAELSSTNAPLEANENGDLGDQMNQGVEQLENRPEEPPSSVGDDELTATRPKEQIKSEAHIPEDSRANTEELECIVHKDGHLETDQQESECVKPSQVIKEETPLESVSGSVHDEPDKPGQAVLDDELKEEPAKSSQTEKLAKTQGASASNKKKKRKKKNKQKQKQSDKQEIDTKIDDKTKTVCSEDHPNQKTEGDLEGNNQEPLGNDVSQTTMNTDVPPDAKRTSELDGIKTASANIHADEIQDKILLVTDEADLAGISKTISNFDCPESSNGILSDDLSSKVISNPANIIEKHTEDSTNPDSEAVDFSCELVSSETETSLPREPAAQSMDAGEGGVESISCSENIERSSSVDMKEVKSHLNCEVEEQEVNVQNTDIDGTTNPEDQDDSAHLSSSVKEKVENEAERVIQEPSIDQPMENQLQDRIGAELEQEEVERCEDLDKENLKTPTEKVSDTQDSIGAELEQEEVERQYDLDKENLKTPTEKLSDTQDSTEAELDQEEVERQDDLDKENLNMPTEKVSDTQESIGSGLDQEEVERRDDLDKENLKTPTEKVSDTQDSAETELDQEEVERRDELDNENLKAPTEKVSDTQESIGLGLDQEEVERQDDLDKENLRVPTENMSDGSHGDNTPLIETQVQVVHEDHSSPNEAIKESVGESDSSDQEPKVGKDEEERSIQNQLKVQLSKDGEDLLVKSDVAAQELIEEEEEDEGESFDFDEMDLEASSDAPLKNILDQPTEEGTLFKDDVQEAKQEFQSNVTNEDQTQKEHLELADQESKSKEQKDDGQDTENPQTTTVIQGCLTEDSQISSEIKPNDQQHETSGNKDAFEEHQQASENVTLSKGVNLISEMEKRNVGQEINSSIQHGNKVSSISGDLEVEKETTERNKAHERKESKKSGKGKGKGKGKEECKMS
- the LOC113098498 gene encoding intracellular protein transport protein USO1-like isoform X4, which codes for MGSQGPGRRRTPSKNGLTGEEDALNVIAKEAEARLAAKRAARAEAREIRMRELERQQKEVSDDEEQMSVGSRSNIRLDLDAAGAYGVLPQASSYHKKSKKKKKHSSKSSNGYDDDLSTVSSRSSRLSDESKMSRSSRLDQQSGSVYEDSLYSGSRRSSARASSEYGGFPGSSSRTSSRANSACGSPVEDCSSSVASFMRSSASISGLSRDLDRVVIPDLPNVNGRLSMADDRLERDYLEKGSSRASTISGATLTSLGGTSSRRGSGDTSITADTEASIREIKEIHELKDQIQDVEAKHMQNLKELKDSLLEVEEKYRKAMVSNAQLDNEKTNMMYEVDTLKDSLMELEEMLFETRRELEEKCKDLEREKHAHSILQFQFSELKETLKQSEELLTEIRQLRLKQDGNVREISDLQETIEWKNKKIGALERQKEFSDAIRNERDELRDEVVQLKDILKKHGIVLGLDLATNGETDEVGKADQNSQTASAEIREGSSVLGTHQFKVCKDQQQKDLDDGVPGNQQISAELSSTNAPLEANENGDLGDQMNQGVEQLENRPEEPPSSVGDDELTATRPKEQIKSEAHIPEDSRANTEELECIVHKDGHLETDQQESECVKPSQVIKEETPLESVSGSVHDEPDKPGQAVLDDELKEEPAKSSQTEKLAKTQGASASNKKKKRKKKNKQKQKQSDKQEIDTKIDDKTKTVCSEDHPNQKTEGDLEGNNQEPLGNDVSQTTMNTDVPPDAKRTSELDGIKTASANIHADEIQDKILLVTDEADLAGISKTISNFDCPESSNGILSDDLSSKVISNPANIIEKHTEDSTNPDSEAVDFSCELVSSETETSLPREPAAQSMDAGEGGVESISCSENIERSSSVDMKEVKSHLNCEVEEQEVNVQNTDIDGTTNPEDQDDSAHLSSSVKEKVENEAERVIQEPSIDQPMENQLQDRIGAELEQEEVERCEDLDKENLKTPTEKVSDTQDSIGAELEQEEVERQYDLDKENLKTPTEKLSDTQDSTEAELDQEEVERQDDLDKENLNMPTEKVSDTQESIGSGLDQEEVERRDDLDKENLKTPTEKVSDTQDSAETELDQEEVERRDELDNENLKAPTEKVSDTQESIGLGLDQEEVERQDDLDKENLRVPTENMSDGSHGDNTPLIETQVQVVHEDHSSPNEAIKESVGESDSSDQEPKVGKDEEERSIQNQLKVQLSKDGEDLLVKSDVAAQELIEEEEEDEGESFDFDEMDLEASSDAPLKNILDQPTEEGTLFKDDVQEAKQEFQSNVTNEDQTQKEHLELADQESKSKEQKDDGQDTENPQTTTVIQGCLTEDSQISSEIKPNDQQHETSGNKDAFEEHQQASENVTLSKGVNLISEMEKRNVGQEINSSIQHGNKVSSISGDLEVEKETTERNKAHERKESKKSGKGKGKGKGKEECKMS